From one Prochlorococcus marinus str. MIT 0912 genomic stretch:
- a CDS encoding aminotransferase class V-fold PLP-dependent enzyme, producing MKNLIKKIAEKSRNDFPLLNENSNNLIYLDHAATSQKPQEVIDSLKNYYSYQNANVHRGAHQLSAIATEKFENSRKLTANFINSKNEKEIIFTRNATEAINLVAYTWGNYELQENDEIIISLMEHHSNIVPWQLIADAKKCKLIYININQNGELDLDDFRKKLSDKTKIVSLVHVSNTLGCCNPIEEISDLAHQKGSLVLLDACQSLAHKPIDIKKLGIDFLAGSSHKLCGPTGVGFLWGREEILKKIPPFLGGGEMINEVFTDKSTWADLPHKFEAGTPAIGEAIGMGTALNYLQSIGLKEIHNYEKELTKYLFEKLEEIDDLQILGPSPLIQPDRGPLATFYIKGIHSNDVAELLDNSNICIRSGHHCCQPLHRFYGIKSTARASLSFTSTPSEIDCLAEELKSVISFLKKNS from the coding sequence GTGAAAAATTTAATAAAAAAGATTGCTGAGAAAAGTAGAAATGATTTTCCACTATTGAATGAAAATAGTAATAATTTAATCTATTTAGATCATGCAGCTACAAGTCAAAAGCCACAAGAAGTTATCGATTCTCTAAAAAACTATTATAGCTATCAAAACGCTAACGTTCATAGAGGTGCTCATCAACTGAGTGCAATCGCAACAGAAAAATTTGAAAACTCGAGAAAGTTAACAGCAAATTTTATCAATAGTAAGAATGAAAAAGAGATCATTTTCACTAGAAATGCTACGGAAGCTATCAACCTTGTAGCCTATACATGGGGCAATTATGAACTTCAAGAAAATGACGAAATCATAATAAGTTTAATGGAACATCATAGTAATATAGTACCTTGGCAATTAATAGCTGACGCAAAAAAGTGCAAGCTAATTTATATCAATATCAATCAAAATGGAGAGTTAGATCTTGATGATTTTAGAAAAAAATTGAGTGATAAAACTAAAATAGTTAGTCTTGTTCATGTAAGTAATACACTTGGTTGTTGTAATCCTATCGAGGAAATTTCAGACCTTGCACATCAAAAAGGTAGCTTAGTTCTTTTAGATGCTTGCCAAAGTCTTGCTCATAAGCCGATAGATATTAAAAAACTTGGTATTGATTTTTTGGCAGGATCTTCTCATAAACTTTGCGGACCTACTGGTGTAGGTTTTTTATGGGGTAGAGAAGAAATTTTAAAAAAAATACCTCCTTTTCTTGGTGGAGGAGAGATGATTAATGAGGTTTTCACGGATAAAAGCACTTGGGCAGACTTACCGCATAAATTCGAAGCAGGTACCCCAGCTATTGGGGAAGCAATCGGTATGGGAACCGCACTTAATTATTTACAATCAATTGGATTAAAAGAAATCCATAATTACGAAAAAGAATTAACAAAATATCTTTTTGAAAAATTAGAGGAAATAGATGATTTACAGATTCTTGGTCCTAGCCCTTTAATTCAGCCTGATAGAGGACCTTTAGCAACTTTTTATATAAAAGGTATTCACTCTAATGATGTTGCTGAGTTACTCGATAACAGCAATATTTGCATAAGGAGTGGTCATCATTGCTGCCAACCACTGCATCGCTTCTATGGTATAAAAAGCACAGCTAGAGCAAGCTTGAGCTTTACATCTACTCCATCAGAAATTGATTGTCTTGCCGAAGAACTAAAATCAGTAATTTCTTTTTTAAAGAAAAATTCTTAA
- the sufD gene encoding Fe-S cluster assembly protein SufD: protein MKPSTICQDWLESLPPTEGYLKKEQSIGREFLLEKGMPSKKDEAWRLSNFNKLNSFLSLPIIIDSKDVKSIFPEKDKNRERIIIKPNENPFLNINLPNGIEKLNSQEIEDNLSKIVKSTNIKNDISVCLNQASSSNLLALKVKRNSNQALEIIIPSIEGKSISTRIFLLIEEGAKLDLLQIFKGNTNSAQNHLIEIKLESKAKLTHGLISLGEEKESSSICTLAVEQSEKSKYSLHSIHHGWDYARFEPRIIQSEGQASTIIKGLQVTKSKEQIATHSLIRFEGPNGKLDQLQKAVASEYSHCIFNGSIEVPKKAQKTEAAQLSRNLLLSKRARIDTKPELEIVADDVRCTHGATVSQLQDEELFYLLSRGIDNKHANSLLLKGYYDEVISHFPKSARKWNFIEKLIQDIKK from the coding sequence ATGAAACCATCAACTATTTGCCAAGACTGGCTTGAATCTCTTCCGCCAACTGAAGGTTATTTAAAAAAAGAACAATCAATAGGGCGAGAATTTCTTTTAGAGAAAGGAATGCCCTCTAAAAAAGATGAAGCGTGGAGACTATCCAACTTCAATAAATTAAATAGTTTTTTGTCATTACCAATAATTATCGATAGCAAAGATGTGAAATCTATCTTTCCAGAAAAGGATAAAAATAGAGAAAGAATTATAATTAAGCCTAATGAAAATCCATTTTTAAATATTAATTTACCTAATGGAATTGAGAAGCTAAATAGCCAAGAAATCGAAGATAATCTTAGCAAAATAGTTAAGTCAACTAATATAAAAAATGATATTTCAGTATGTCTTAATCAGGCCTCAAGCTCAAATCTTCTAGCTTTAAAAGTTAAACGTAATTCCAATCAAGCATTAGAAATAATAATTCCATCAATAGAAGGAAAGTCAATCTCAACTAGAATCTTTCTCCTTATAGAGGAGGGAGCAAAATTAGATCTTTTACAAATTTTTAAAGGTAATACTAATTCCGCACAAAATCATTTAATCGAAATAAAACTAGAGTCGAAAGCAAAGCTAACTCATGGGTTGATTTCTTTGGGGGAAGAGAAAGAATCCTCCTCAATTTGCACTTTAGCGGTAGAACAATCAGAGAAGAGTAAATACTCTCTTCATTCAATTCATCATGGGTGGGACTATGCCCGATTTGAACCAAGAATAATTCAAAGTGAAGGTCAAGCTTCAACCATTATCAAAGGGCTTCAAGTTACAAAATCAAAAGAGCAAATAGCCACACACTCTTTAATTAGATTTGAAGGTCCAAATGGAAAGCTTGATCAATTACAAAAAGCCGTAGCCTCTGAATATTCCCATTGCATTTTCAATGGTTCGATTGAAGTTCCAAAAAAAGCACAAAAAACAGAAGCTGCTCAGCTAAGTAGAAATTTATTACTTTCCAAACGCGCCAGAATAGATACAAAACCAGAGCTTGAAATAGTTGCTGATGATGTTAGGTGTACTCATGGAGCAACTGTAAGTCAACTCCAAGATGAGGAATTATTTTATTTACTTAGTAGAGGTATTGATAATAAACATGCCAATTCTTTGTTATTAAAAGGATATTATGATGAAGTGATTTCACACTTTCCTAAAAGTGCTCGTAAGTGGAATTTTATTGAAAAGTTAATACAAGATATAAAAAAGTGA
- the sufC gene encoding Fe-S cluster assembly ATPase SufC, with protein sequence MISSTSETILSIKDLHASVEDQEILHGVNLVVKEGEVHAIMGRNGSGKSTLSKVIAGHPSYKVLSGSIQFKGKDILELEPEERARIGIFLGFQYPVEIPGVSNLEFLRVATNSRRKELLKSELDTFEFEDLVKERLKIVEMNPAFLERSVNEGFSGGEKKRNEILQMALLEPVISILDETDSGLDIDALRIVASGINRLSQPNSATILITHYQRLLNEITPDFVHIMADGKIIKTGNKELAIDLEKSGYEFIDKNTKEKEMAK encoded by the coding sequence GTGATTTCATCAACTTCAGAAACAATATTATCTATTAAAGATCTTCATGCAAGTGTTGAGGATCAAGAGATACTTCATGGAGTCAATTTGGTCGTAAAAGAAGGAGAAGTACATGCGATTATGGGTCGTAATGGAAGCGGAAAAAGTACACTTTCAAAAGTTATAGCTGGTCATCCATCTTATAAAGTTTTATCGGGATCTATCCAATTTAAAGGTAAGGATATTCTTGAGTTAGAACCTGAGGAAAGAGCAAGAATTGGGATTTTCCTTGGTTTCCAATACCCAGTAGAAATTCCTGGTGTTAGTAATCTCGAGTTCCTCAGAGTTGCCACCAATTCACGAAGAAAAGAATTACTTAAAAGTGAATTAGATACTTTTGAATTCGAAGATCTAGTAAAAGAAAGATTGAAAATAGTTGAAATGAATCCAGCCTTTCTAGAAAGAAGCGTAAATGAGGGTTTTTCAGGCGGAGAGAAAAAACGCAACGAGATTCTTCAAATGGCTCTTCTTGAACCTGTCATATCAATACTCGATGAAACTGACTCAGGACTTGATATTGATGCTTTGAGAATTGTTGCATCTGGGATCAATAGACTCTCGCAACCAAATTCAGCAACAATTTTAATCACCCATTATCAAAGACTGCTCAATGAAATTACTCCTGACTTTGTACACATAATGGCTGATGGAAAAATAATAAAAACTGGCAACAAAGAACTAGCCATTGACCTTGAGAAATCAGGGTATGAGTTTATTGACAAAAATACCAAAGAGAAGGAAATGGCAAAATGA
- the sufB gene encoding Fe-S cluster assembly protein SufB, which produces MTQSNTVEEIVSKPYKYGFITEIETEKIPKGLNEDVIRLISAKKNEPDFLLKFRLRAYEQWLKMREPDWSNLTYAKVDYQDLVYYAAPKQDIKKQSLDEVDPKLLETFEKLGIPLSEQKRLSNVAVDAVFDSVSIATTYKEKLAEHGVIFCSISEAISKYPDIIEKYMGSVVPINDNFFAALNSAVFSDGSFVYIPKGVECPMELSSYFRINSGDTGQFERTLIIAEESSSVSYLEGCTAPMFDTNTLHAAVVELVALDNASIKYSTVQNWYAGNEEGIGGIYNFVTKRGECRGKKSKISWSQVETGSAITWKYPSCVLQGDNSIGEFYSIALTNNFQKADTGTKMIHIGKNTKSKIVSKGISAGQSKNSYRGLVSISPNAEGSRNYSQCDSMLIGDKASANTYPYIQSKQPHSNIEHEASTCRISEDQLFYLQSRGIDFEESVSMLVSGFCSDVFNELPMEFASEADKLLALKLEGSVG; this is translated from the coding sequence ATGACCCAATCTAATACTGTCGAAGAAATTGTTTCCAAACCTTATAAATACGGTTTTATAACTGAAATTGAAACTGAAAAGATCCCAAAAGGATTGAATGAAGATGTTATTAGGTTGATTTCCGCGAAAAAAAATGAACCAGATTTTTTATTAAAATTTCGTTTAAGAGCTTATGAACAATGGTTGAAGATGAGAGAACCGGATTGGTCTAACTTAACTTATGCCAAAGTAGATTATCAGGATCTAGTTTATTATGCTGCCCCAAAACAAGACATAAAAAAGCAGAGTTTAGATGAGGTTGATCCTAAGTTACTTGAAACTTTTGAAAAACTTGGAATACCGCTTAGTGAACAAAAAAGATTATCTAATGTAGCTGTAGATGCTGTCTTTGACAGTGTTTCGATAGCAACTACATACAAGGAAAAACTAGCTGAACATGGAGTAATATTCTGCTCTATTAGTGAAGCGATTAGCAAATATCCAGATATAATTGAGAAATATATGGGTTCAGTTGTTCCTATAAATGATAACTTTTTTGCAGCCCTAAATTCTGCAGTATTTAGTGATGGTTCGTTTGTTTACATACCCAAAGGTGTCGAATGTCCAATGGAATTATCATCTTATTTCAGAATAAATTCTGGCGATACTGGCCAATTCGAACGAACTTTAATCATCGCAGAAGAATCTTCCTCCGTTAGTTATCTAGAGGGTTGTACAGCGCCTATGTTTGATACCAATACACTCCATGCTGCTGTCGTTGAGCTTGTCGCACTCGATAATGCATCTATTAAATATTCAACCGTACAAAATTGGTATGCAGGTAATGAGGAGGGAATTGGAGGAATATATAACTTCGTCACAAAAAGAGGAGAATGTAGAGGAAAGAAAAGCAAAATAAGCTGGTCTCAAGTCGAAACAGGGTCTGCCATTACATGGAAATACCCAAGTTGCGTATTACAAGGAGACAATTCCATTGGTGAGTTTTATTCAATTGCACTAACTAATAATTTTCAAAAAGCGGATACTGGGACAAAAATGATTCACATAGGAAAAAATACAAAATCAAAAATCGTAAGTAAAGGTATAAGTGCTGGACAATCTAAAAATAGCTATCGAGGTCTTGTCTCCATAAGCCCAAATGCTGAGGGCTCCCGAAATTACAGTCAATGTGACTCCATGTTGATCGGTGACAAAGCCAGTGCAAATACATACCCATATATTCAATCCAAACAACCTCATTCAAATATTGAACATGAAGCAAGTACTTGTAGGATTTCAGAAGATCAACTTTTTTACTTACAAAGTAGAGGAATTGATTTCGAGGAATCAGTTTCAATGTTAGTCAGTGGATTTTGTAGTGATGTTTTCAATGAATTACCTATGGAGTTTGCATCTGAGGCAGATAAACTTTTAGCTCTAAAATTAGAGGGTTCGGTTGGATAA
- a CDS encoding DUF4912 domain-containing protein, which produces MGVTFDQESLSRLTLRQLRIKASELGIPLYSRKSKADLVKSVFLYEEKKELEKQLINNKAEQSNEDSYSSSTETKVVFLPRDPEWAYVFWEISDKDRANAQNEGAIRLCLRLADVTNKNDGEANPGTLQEVVVDSHSTEWYLPIPLGGRDYKVELGYRIGHKWMSLAHSSSAKVPSLHPSEQILDQFVPFSLESPVALTGPKIESFASEQPDSGLHERLYQSATTKFRTRRVGSEEFQEGVQGDLNSNNESGSGLWASGLNESGIGGVSQARSFWLVADAELIVYGATDPSAKLFIEDEEVPLANDGTFRLQVPFRDGTQNYSIKAIDKDGIDSRNITMKFERVTPVDNTNPNSKAESEWF; this is translated from the coding sequence ATGGGCGTGACTTTTGATCAAGAATCCCTGTCACGTTTAACACTTCGTCAGCTTCGTATTAAAGCGAGTGAATTAGGTATTCCTCTTTACAGTAGAAAATCAAAGGCTGATCTAGTTAAAAGTGTTTTTCTATACGAAGAAAAAAAGGAATTAGAAAAACAGTTGATAAATAATAAGGCTGAACAATCCAACGAAGATTCATATTCAAGTTCTACTGAGACTAAAGTCGTTTTTCTACCTCGCGATCCCGAGTGGGCATATGTATTTTGGGAGATTTCAGATAAAGACCGTGCTAATGCTCAAAATGAAGGAGCTATTAGACTTTGCCTGCGTTTAGCTGATGTCACCAATAAAAACGATGGAGAAGCTAATCCTGGTACTCTTCAAGAAGTTGTCGTTGATAGTCACAGTACCGAGTGGTACTTACCTATTCCTCTAGGTGGAAGAGATTATAAAGTTGAACTCGGTTATCGAATAGGTCATAAATGGATGTCACTTGCTCATTCATCTTCAGCCAAAGTACCTTCTCTTCATCCAAGTGAACAAATTCTTGATCAATTTGTTCCTTTTAGCCTGGAATCCCCAGTTGCCTTGACTGGTCCAAAGATAGAAAGTTTTGCATCAGAACAACCAGATAGTGGTTTGCATGAGCGCTTGTATCAATCAGCTACCACAAAATTCAGAACTCGAAGAGTTGGTTCAGAAGAATTCCAAGAGGGTGTTCAAGGAGATCTAAATTCAAACAATGAATCTGGTAGTGGTCTTTGGGCTAGTGGGTTGAATGAATCTGGTATTGGAGGGGTTTCTCAAGCACGTTCTTTTTGGTTGGTTGCTGATGCTGAATTAATCGTTTATGGAGCTACTGATCCCTCAGCTAAATTGTTTATCGAAGATGAAGAGGTTCCATTGGCAAATGATGGAACCTTTAGATTGCAAGTCCCATTCAGAGATGGTACTCAGAACTATTCAATTAAAGCGATTGATAAAGATGGTATAGATTCAAGGAACATAACAATGAAATTCGAAAGAGTTACTCCAGTTGATAATACTAATCCAAATTCAAAAGCTGAATCAGAATGGTTTTAA
- a CDS encoding alpha-D-glucose phosphate-specific phosphoglucomutase: protein MFSTEFSQLTVKLNSPFTDQKPGTSGLRKSTLQFEEAHYLESFIESIFCSLPGVQGGILVVGGDGRYGNKRAIDIIVRMAAAHGIQKVITTVDGILSTPAASNLIRINKAIGGIILSASHNPGGLKGDFGVKLNGSNGGPASESLTDEIYNYSKNLKEYKIIKCQSNNSFSRGKYKLASMVVEIIDGIDDYINLMKEIFDFDLISSHINKDFPIVFDALNAVTGPYAKRLFVDHLGANAETVRNGIPLEDFGGLHPDPNLTYAKDLADLLLKGNLFSFGAACDGDGDRNMILGRSCFVNPSDSLAILTANYDCVPGYAKGLSGVARSMPTSSAVDVVAKHLGINCFETPTGWKFFGNLLDANKITLCGEESFGTGSDHVREKDGLWAVLFWLQILASKKKSVSEIMKNHWLFYGRHYYSRHDYESIPSDVANSLYSRLRNMLPTLIDQSFAGRTVQNADDFSYTDPVDGSITLNQGLRILLDDGSRVLVRLSGTGTQGATLRVYFESYVPSDGDITQDPQLALDPLIKSIDSLAEISKRTGMSTPTVIT, encoded by the coding sequence GTGTTTTCTACAGAATTTAGCCAACTTACAGTTAAGTTAAACTCACCTTTTACTGATCAGAAACCAGGTACTTCTGGATTAAGAAAAAGTACTTTGCAGTTCGAAGAGGCTCATTACCTGGAGAGTTTTATTGAATCAATCTTTTGTTCCCTGCCTGGGGTGCAAGGAGGTATTTTGGTTGTGGGAGGTGATGGTAGATATGGCAACAAAAGAGCGATTGATATTATTGTTAGGATGGCAGCTGCACATGGAATTCAAAAAGTCATAACAACCGTAGACGGGATTTTGTCGACCCCTGCGGCTTCAAATTTGATTCGAATAAATAAAGCAATAGGTGGAATTATATTATCTGCTAGTCACAATCCAGGTGGACTTAAAGGTGATTTTGGCGTCAAGCTAAATGGTTCAAATGGCGGACCTGCCTCAGAATCTCTAACTGATGAAATTTATAATTACTCCAAGAACCTTAAAGAATATAAGATCATAAAATGTCAATCAAATAATTCTTTTTCACGTGGTAAATATAAATTAGCTTCAATGGTTGTCGAGATCATTGATGGAATAGACGATTACATAAATTTAATGAAAGAAATTTTTGATTTTGATTTGATTAGTTCCCATATCAACAAAGATTTTCCGATTGTTTTTGATGCACTAAATGCCGTAACCGGTCCATATGCAAAGCGTCTTTTTGTTGATCATTTAGGAGCTAATGCAGAAACAGTAAGGAATGGAATACCTTTGGAAGATTTTGGAGGTCTTCATCCTGATCCAAATTTGACTTATGCAAAAGATCTTGCTGATTTGCTTTTAAAAGGTAATTTATTTTCTTTCGGAGCAGCATGTGATGGGGATGGCGATAGAAATATGATTTTGGGACGTAGTTGCTTTGTAAATCCTAGTGATAGCCTTGCGATTTTAACTGCTAATTACGATTGTGTACCAGGATATGCCAAAGGTTTATCGGGGGTCGCTCGTTCCATGCCTACGAGCTCAGCTGTAGATGTTGTTGCAAAACATTTAGGGATAAATTGTTTCGAAACTCCTACTGGATGGAAATTCTTTGGCAATCTTTTGGACGCTAATAAAATTACTCTGTGTGGAGAGGAGAGCTTTGGAACTGGAAGTGATCATGTAAGAGAGAAAGATGGATTATGGGCTGTTCTCTTTTGGTTGCAGATACTTGCGTCAAAGAAAAAATCAGTTTCTGAGATAATGAAGAATCATTGGCTATTTTATGGTCGCCATTACTATTCTCGGCATGATTATGAATCTATTCCATCTGACGTTGCAAATTCTCTTTATTCCAGACTGAGGAATATGCTTCCCACTTTGATAGATCAATCTTTTGCTGGAAGAACAGTGCAAAATGCTGACGATTTTAGCTACACAGATCCAGTTGATGGTTCAATTACGCTTAATCAAGGTTTGAGGATTTTATTAGACGATGGTAGTCGAGTGTTAGTGAGACTTTCTGGTACTGGCACTCAAGGAGCTACGTTGAGAGTTTACTTTGAAAGCTATGTTCCTAGTGATGGTGATATCACTCAAGATCCTCAGTTAGCTTTGGATCCGTTAATTAAAAGTATCGATTCTCTAGCTGAGATTTCAAAACGAACAGGCATGTCCACTCCGACAGTTATTACGTAG
- a CDS encoding AAA family ATPase, with the protein MAKDLFDFNGEQLIKKNAPLADRLRPQTLDEFVGQDHILAQGRLLRRSIIADKVGNLLLYGPPGVGKTTLARIIALNTLSHFSIVNAALAGIKDLRSEIESAIDRLNKYGKRTILFIDEVHRFNTAQQDALLPWVENGTLTLIGATTENPYFEVNKALVSRSRLFRLNSLNTTALHQLLQRALNDKERGYGLKLINLTSEAADHLVDVSNGDARVLLNALELAVDSTIANQDSSIFIDLEIAEDSIQERAVLYDKQGDAHFDTISAFIKSLRGSDPDAALFWLARMLEAGENPRFIFRRMLIAAGEDIGLADPNAIVIVESCAAAFDRIGLPEGIYPLAQATLYLAATEKSNSVKAIFKAVQKVKDSQKQNVPSHLKDANRDQEAFGDGLGYSYPHSFSKNWVPQQYLPDSLLNENFWEPTEHGWEGQRRSLLNERRSEQLASLVEVEQQNPLTITSGKVDSDLEKWLSRQVLQEGERLKNLMTKLWSGITWRKNHRVLVLEPSSLLWSLRPLRETSEGGVVLAVSEDNQPRLLAELEVLAPMERPVLIDSKVESIKKLEHNLKFEVIGGRIPWKVFSEINFMELWPILTEKCTENAELSLIISNPCSGPALSLKESLEDDSNKNNTDFSLLSDLICKEDNWLNKQDHKKKFILRLEKLGWNISFEEWTEFVYQKVDSSTIKRWLDEGSEYREIILKDCKEETLDRWQKLFKRLEGQTIKQKLLHTKYIAKRIIN; encoded by the coding sequence TTGGCCAAAGATCTATTTGATTTTAATGGTGAACAGCTAATAAAGAAGAATGCTCCTTTAGCTGATCGCTTAAGGCCTCAAACACTTGATGAATTTGTTGGTCAAGATCACATTCTTGCTCAAGGACGTTTATTGAGACGTTCAATTATTGCTGATAAAGTAGGCAATTTATTGCTTTATGGACCGCCTGGAGTTGGTAAGACTACTTTAGCTAGGATTATCGCCTTAAATACTCTGTCTCACTTTAGTATCGTAAATGCAGCATTGGCTGGCATTAAGGATTTGAGATCTGAGATTGAGTCCGCAATTGATAGGTTAAACAAATATGGTAAACGAACGATTTTATTTATTGATGAGGTTCATAGATTTAATACTGCTCAACAAGATGCTTTATTACCTTGGGTTGAAAATGGAACTTTGACCCTGATTGGGGCGACAACGGAAAATCCATATTTTGAAGTCAATAAAGCTTTGGTAAGCAGATCTAGATTATTTCGGTTGAATAGTCTAAATACGACAGCATTACATCAATTGCTGCAACGAGCTTTGAATGATAAGGAAAGGGGGTATGGGTTGAAATTAATCAATTTAACTAGTGAAGCTGCGGATCATTTGGTTGATGTGTCTAATGGTGATGCACGGGTTCTGCTTAATGCGCTTGAACTTGCTGTAGACAGCACTATTGCAAATCAAGATAGTTCAATATTTATTGATCTCGAGATTGCTGAGGATTCAATTCAAGAACGAGCGGTTTTATACGACAAACAAGGTGATGCTCATTTTGATACGATCAGCGCTTTTATTAAGTCATTACGAGGCTCGGATCCAGATGCGGCATTGTTTTGGCTGGCTCGAATGTTGGAGGCTGGAGAAAATCCACGCTTCATTTTTAGACGTATGCTCATCGCTGCAGGAGAGGATATTGGTCTCGCTGATCCCAATGCAATTGTCATAGTTGAGTCATGCGCGGCGGCTTTTGATCGAATAGGTCTGCCAGAGGGTATTTATCCACTAGCTCAGGCAACCTTGTACTTAGCTGCCACTGAGAAAAGCAATAGTGTGAAGGCTATTTTTAAGGCAGTTCAGAAAGTTAAAGATTCCCAAAAGCAAAATGTTCCGTCTCATCTTAAAGATGCAAATCGAGATCAAGAAGCATTTGGAGATGGCCTGGGTTACAGCTATCCTCACTCATTTTCAAAAAATTGGGTACCTCAGCAATATTTACCAGATAGTTTGCTAAACGAGAATTTTTGGGAGCCAACTGAACATGGATGGGAAGGGCAAAGACGATCTCTTTTGAATGAGAGACGATCTGAACAGTTAGCTTCATTAGTTGAAGTTGAGCAACAAAATCCTTTAACTATTACATCTGGAAAAGTTGATAGTGATTTGGAGAAATGGTTATCTCGCCAAGTTTTGCAAGAGGGAGAACGATTAAAAAACTTGATGACTAAATTATGGTCGGGTATTACTTGGAGAAAAAATCATAGAGTTTTAGTTTTAGAACCTAGTTCTTTGCTTTGGTCTTTAAGGCCTTTAAGAGAGACATCTGAAGGGGGAGTTGTTTTGGCTGTTTCAGAAGATAATCAGCCAAGATTATTAGCTGAATTAGAAGTTTTAGCGCCAATGGAGCGACCTGTTTTAATTGATTCAAAAGTTGAATCAATTAAAAAATTAGAACACAATCTCAAATTTGAGGTGATTGGAGGAAGGATTCCATGGAAAGTTTTTTCTGAAATAAATTTTATGGAATTGTGGCCGATTCTTACTGAGAAATGTACAGAGAATGCAGAATTAAGTTTAATTATAAGTAACCCATGCTCTGGTCCTGCACTTTCTTTAAAGGAAAGTTTAGAGGATGATAGTAATAAGAACAATACTGATTTTTCATTGTTGAGTGATTTAATTTGCAAAGAAGATAATTGGTTAAATAAGCAAGATCATAAAAAGAAATTTATTCTAAGATTAGAAAAATTAGGCTGGAATATTTCTTTTGAAGAATGGACTGAGTTTGTATATCAAAAAGTTGATAGTTCTACAATTAAAAGATGGCTTGATGAAGGAAGTGAATATAGAGAAATCATTCTAAAAGATTGTAAGGAAGAAACATTAGATCGATGGCAGAAATTATTTAAAAGATTGGAAGGCCAGACTATAAAACAGAAACTTCTACATACTAAATATATTGCCAAAAGAATAATTAATTAA
- a CDS encoding 4'-phosphopantetheinyl transferase family protein: protein MITTQINNKSVLGLWLFLMPSKLLPISSEEKKWVNNLTPRRALNYHFSRGCLRHVMSNITGLEPLEIPLKAEPGKPPLLAEGLGHISMSHCSDALLIGWSSTKIGVDIERKDRQFHAHKLSKRFFTQDENSEIEYLTPSQAKEIVLKRWVVKEAAIKWQSGKIATNINQWIWENKSLFAYHQRLGHKVKIYERIYDQWNYAIALDEDSLTKEPIICLN from the coding sequence ATGATTACTACTCAAATAAACAATAAAAGCGTACTAGGTCTTTGGCTTTTTTTAATGCCATCAAAACTTTTACCCATAAGCAGCGAAGAGAAAAAATGGGTTAACAATTTAACCCCAAGAAGAGCATTGAATTACCACTTTTCTAGAGGCTGCCTTAGACATGTCATGTCCAACATAACTGGCTTAGAACCTCTAGAGATCCCTCTTAAAGCCGAACCTGGGAAACCACCTTTATTGGCGGAGGGATTGGGTCATATCAGCATGAGCCACTGTTCTGATGCGTTATTAATAGGATGGTCTTCAACAAAAATTGGTGTAGATATAGAAAGAAAGGATAGACAGTTTCATGCTCATAAATTGTCCAAACGCTTTTTCACTCAAGATGAAAATAGCGAAATAGAATATTTAACGCCAAGTCAAGCTAAAGAAATAGTACTAAAAAGATGGGTAGTAAAAGAAGCCGCAATCAAATGGCAGAGTGGAAAAATAGCAACTAATATAAATCAATGGATTTGGGAAAATAAATCATTATTTGCATATCATCAAAGACTTGGACATAAAGTAAAAATTTACGAACGAATTTATGATCAGTGGAATTATGCGATTGCATTAGATGAAGACTCCTTAACAAAAGAACCAATAATTTGCCTTAATTAA
- the bcp gene encoding thioredoxin-dependent thiol peroxidase — MTLCIGDSAPNFTLPNQDGVDTSLTSFKGSRVVIYFYPKDDTPGCTKEACSFRDSWDLFESNNIKVLGISKDASKSHIKFIDKHKLPFILLTDNEPCPVAASYESYGLKKFMGREYYGMMRHTFVIDKDGKIELIYLKVKSANMANQILNDLKLN; from the coding sequence ATGACTCTCTGTATAGGCGATTCTGCACCAAATTTCACTCTCCCTAATCAAGATGGTGTTGATACCAGTCTCACATCATTCAAGGGGTCGAGAGTTGTAATTTATTTTTATCCAAAAGATGATACTCCTGGCTGCACTAAAGAAGCTTGCAGCTTTAGAGATAGTTGGGACCTTTTTGAATCAAACAATATTAAAGTTTTAGGCATTAGTAAGGATGCCTCGAAGTCGCATATAAAATTCATTGATAAACATAAACTGCCATTTATACTTTTAACTGATAATGAGCCTTGTCCTGTTGCGGCATCATACGAAAGTTATGGCTTGAAGAAATTTATGGGTAGAGAGTATTATGGAATGATGAGACATACTTTTGTTATAGATAAAGATGGGAAAATAGAATTAATCTATTTAAAAGTAAAATCAGCAAATATGGCTAATCAAATTTTAAATGATCTTAAATTGAATTAA